ACCTCGTGCATGCACAGAAAGCAGATCTGGCAAAGCCCTGAAGCAGCCCCTGCACTCACCCTCTGGAAACTGTTGTCTGTCCGTGACGTGCGCTACTGGAAACCAGGGAAAACCTACACAAAACACACAGCGGGTCTCCAAGGACCGGGAGCGGAGAACGCACGCTGGGGAAGGGCATGTGGGATCTGGTCGTTTCCGTGTTCTCTAGAACACGCGAGAAGGTCTTGTTATAAGAATACCTGAGCGATCTGAACGGAAGCACGTGCGGGAACGGGGCTCCGAGAATGGGTCCCAGCGGGGACATCGGGCAGGAGATGGGCTGTCTCGTTGGGGACGCGGTGGGATTTGACCCGATTAGCAGTGGCTTATGGGTAGATGGGTCGTCCCTCACCGCTTGGCTGTGCTCAGGTCGTCTGGCAAAAATGGACATAGGCACTTACCGAGTCCACTTGGCCACCggggggaagaggaggacacTTCCTGGTCCGGGGAGTGGGCACACCGCAGCCCCTGCAGGCTCGTGGGTCGGAAGTTCCGAGGAGATCCCGCGCCCGTACCTCCGTGGGCCTGCTCGGGTCTCTGCCGCACGCCGGTTCTCCTCTGGGTCAGGATGGAAGCGCGTCTTCCTGAGACCCCCTCCCGTCTGTGTTCAGAGGGGTTGTGGCAGATGCGCTGGACTCTGAGTAGCAAGGACAGAAGGTCCGCATCGGCACGCTCCCCGCCCAGCCGCCCTCGGACGTGGACTTGCACACGAGGCCGGCCCGAGAGTGCCCTGGGCCGGGCGAGGATGGCAGGCAGGGTGCCAGCTGTCTTGTTTTCCGGACGCGGTTCTCGATGAGGCTAGTCAGGCGCTGAGGGGTTTGCTTGCGCCAGCCGCTAGCCGTGCCCGAGCCAGGAGGCCACGGGGTCCTCGGAAGAGACGACAGGGAGCCGCCGGGGCCGCAGGGCCAGGTCCGAGCGCCCTCCTCGTCTGGGGCGGGGCTCGCGCTAAAGCCCCGGGCGAAAGCCTGGCAACCCTTGTGAGCCAGTTTTTGTTAgtgcaaaaaaatgttaaatattgtgtttaaaaaaaaatacagactagAAGTTTCTACCAGTATGGCAGAAACATTTTTGACCTCAGAGACCATGGAAGCCGTAAGAATTAATCCTGGAAAACTGATAACATGGGCAGCGCTGCAGCGTCCGAGACGCGCGCTGACGTCTGAGACTTGTCCGCTCTGCACGCCGGCTGCTTCCTGGGAAAGAACTGTGTGATGTTAAAATGATTAAAGGTATTCCTTGATCAGGTGACGGCGAGGACAGGTGGCTGtgtcttccttctgctttctaaACACACACCAACgtgggtgcccggctggctcggCCGGAGGggcgtgactcttgatctgagggtcgGGAATTCAGACCCCACGGACGGCGGGTGAGATCACGGAAAACCACACCTTAACGGGATCGGGTGCGGCTGTTCCTTTTCCATTCTGTAGCGTTTCTTTCCGCAGACACGATTatgtgtgtggagtttggtagGAAATTTCACGTTTTTCTGCCaaccattattttcatttctccttccgGAAATGGTCTGgtcaggcgggggtggggggaggcgccCTTGCTGGGCGGCCACGGCGGCCCTGACCGGCAccgctctctccttctccccagcaCCATCATGACCGGCTCCTACAACAACTTCTTCAGAATGTTCGATCGCAGTACACGGAGGGACGTCACGCTGGAAGCTTCCCGGGAGAACAGCAAGCCCCGGGCCAGCCTGGAGCCGCGGAAGGTGTGCGTGGgcgggaagaggaggaagggcgAGATCAGCGTGGACAGCCTGGACTTCAACAAGAAGATCCTGCACGCGGCCTGGCACCCCGCGGAGAACATCCTCGCCGTGGCCGCCACCAACAACCTGTACATCTTTCAGGACAAGGTCGCCTAGGGGGGGCGGCGAGGGGCAGGGCCTGGCGGCGTCACCAtgtgttcccccccaccccacggccTTAGGGGGCAGCCCGACCCCGCCCGGCCTGCGGCGGCCAGTGCTCAGTAAAGGCCgtcactcaaaataaatgtatttatttaagttgAGCCTTCCTTTCCAGTTTATAGACCAAAAAGTAACACCCAGGAGAAGAGTGTCTGCACGGCCCGCCCCCACCCGCCCTGCACACTCGGGGACCCTCCCCTGAGGCCGGGCGGCccgcaggggctgggctgggcaggcggCTCCCGCGGCTCTCACCTGCGCACCTGTGTCTGCCGCCACACCTCTGGTGCGGCCCCTGAATAAAAGTGACCCGCTGTGGAAAGTGTTTTTAAATCCAAGCTAAGTACCGGCTTTTTATTGGCTTTAATTGCATATAACGAGTCATGCAGAATTAGGCTCTGAACACTCTGAAGACTTCGGCAGGACggtgtaatttctttttctctagaagtCGGCCAGGCGACGCGCCAGGTCAGGCGGGGGGAGCCCCTCGGAGGGCTCAAGGGCAGACAGGTGCGGCGGCACCGGCGACACGGGCGTCCAGGGAGCCTCGCGGTGCGCGTCCAGCCCGCAGGACGGACGGCCCTCCTTaccgccccaccccgcccctgctgGTGCCGGAAATCGGGATCGCCCGAGGGAGCCTCCGGCGGCGTGACCGGAGCTCACTGGGATGTCCCACGCGGGCCGAAGCAGCGTCCTGCGCCGCGCACCCgctgctcctggctcctggctcgAAGGCGTATTTTGATGGCGAGCGGCACCGATCCGCGATCCGCGAGAGCGAGGGTCTTGTTACTGAGCGACTGTCCTTACCCCGAGGCGACGGGGGGGGCTCCGCTGCAGCTCCCATCCAGTTAGAAGCAGGAGACCCTCAGTCTACCCGGATGTGCGCCGGGGCCGAGGCCCAGCCCCGAGGCCCGAAGCAGAGCTCTCCACGGACTTGTCCTCGCGGTCCTCTGCAAAACAAAGCAGTTCTAACAGAATTGTATGTATTTGTTCAACTATTTTGACCAAGaagtttaataaattttaactgtttCACTGGTTTTGCACTGtgtgggcggggccggggcgcgGGCCCCCTGGCGGCATCCTCCCTGGCTCCGGGGTCCCCGACGTGCGGTCCCAGGAGCGCCTTGCGTCCCCTGACGAGGGGACAGCCTTTGGTTTCACACTCCATTTTCGATTGCTCGTTTACGTTCTTCACGAAACCCATGATTTCTAAAACGTTCCCCTTTTCTCGTTTACAGAAATCGTCTCTGTTCCCAAAGCCCGGTTGTGTGAATTGTTTTCACTGTCAGGATCCTGGGCTTGTTTCCCTAGGAGTCTCGTGCCCCGTCCTGCTCTGCCCGGGCCGGGGGCCTGGCTCGGGGTGAGTGATCTTCATTCATGAAAACTGGAGCTTCTGAAAGTCAGCGTGAGACTCAGAGCCTGGTTGTCCGCGTCTGCAGATCACTGGCCTCGGGGAGGGGACAGCACCACGAGGGCCCCGTGTCGGCCTGCTCCTCTGAGGAGGCCGTCCCCAGAGCGTCCCCGGTCGGCACGCATGCACCGTGCCAGCCAGGCTGAGCCGGCGGCTCTGTTGCTTTTAGGGGGTCGTAAACGTGGGAACTGGCACGTGGGCTGTGCGCCCACgccagcagccctggcctctcCAGGGCGCGTCTGGAGCGCGCTCAGAGCTGCGGGAGCGAGCGAGCATCTCCCTGGCCCAGTGGGGACACGTCTGCAGGGACGGCGGGTGTCTGGCCCGGAGGACACAGCTCTGTGCACGGAGCCGGGTCCGAGGTGGGGCAGGGAGCGAGCTCTCCCGTCGTGACCGGGCTCCCATGCTTTGCCACCAGCGTGTGGGGCGCCCGGAACCGCCCTGGATGAGCTGCTGGGATGCCCGACCGGGGACGCTGGTCCTCGGCGTCGGTGCAGAGGGCGGCACGGAAGTCCCCCCCCGCCCGCGGCCTGAGGCACAGGCCTGCTGACCTCGTCCCTTCGCTTACTTGGAAGACCCACGGGTGCGGTGTGCTCACCCCTGCCTGACCCTGGGTCCTGCCCTCGGTGCGAAGGGGCTTCGGGACCCGGGAGGCCGAGCGCGTTCTGCCATGAGGGGCCCCCCCCACAGGGCTGCCTCGGGGAGGGGCTACGACTGGCGTGGACACTAATCCTGGGGTGACAGCCCCGCTCTGGGCGCTTGCTGCAGGCGGGCCCTGTGGACGGGCGGCGGTGCCTCTGGTCCCTCCCACGCCGCACCCCCGCAGAGCTGGTGCTGGCGGGGAGTAGGGATGCAGGGAACTTCCACAGGGAGCACCGCCTTGACCTGGGCGCTGTGGCCCTGAGGGAGAAGGGACTCCCCAGGTGCGGAGGTGTCCTCTGGGCCAGGGTCTGCTGGAGTCGTAGGCACCTCGTGTGACAGCGCGTCCCTCTCTGGGGGCTGTGCATGAGGGCGGGGTCCCAGCATCCGGTGTCCAGGGTCGTGAACACAATTGGAACCGGGACGCCTGAGGACGGCGGCGTCTGCTAAGTCGCTGGATGCCACTCGCTCAGAGCGGGCTCTGCAGGCGCGCTTGGCCGTGCGCACCTCGCCACCCTTGGGTCCTGCCTGTAACCCGACAGGCTGGTCGGCTGTGGAGTCCCGGGACTGCCGGAGTGTCGGGGGGCAGTGTGCGGTCCCTtgtatccccacccccaccccgccctgttGGTGGCCTCCGCTGGCGCTCGGCACTACTTTGTGCAGCCgcacttgtttttgcttttgtttctgcgtttggtgtcaaatccaaagaACCATCACCGAGGCCAAGGTCAAGGGAGCTCACCACCTACTTTTCTCTGGTTTATGCTCTCAGGTCCCAGACCCGTTGTTAtttaggatttcatttttaagtcctCTCCACacccggcatggggctcgaactcacgactcTGTGATGGAGTTGCAGAGAGCCCCCCCNNNNNNNNNNNNNNNNNNNNNNNNNNNNNNNNNNNNNNNNNNNNNNNNNNNNNNNNNNNNNNNNNNNNNNNNNNNNNNNNNNNNNNNNNNNNNNNNNNNNcccccccccccccccccccccccccgttccttCCTGAAGGAGCAGGTGCTGGTTGGGCCTTGTCCTTGCATGGATGGTGGGCGGCACGCCGTCTCCTCTTCTTGTCTGGGTACTTTATTTTGTTCGTCAGCCTGCAGTGCGGtctggggggggagggcggggggggcggggtccACACGGGTCACCCACCCACACGGCCAAAGCGCCCTCTCCAGGGAGGCCTCTCACATGGCACGCTGCTAGAACCGTCGGGCTTGGAGAGGGTGATCTTCAGGGCGGGGTCCTGGAAGGGGGTCGCAGGtcctgacccccccaccccccaccccgaggtCTGCAGGGGTCTGGACCGGAAAGCTTATTTACGAGTGGCAGCTACGTGTTTACCTCCTCAGATCCGAGAGTGCCTGGAGTTTGGATGAATCTTCCAGAGGCGGAAACTCGCTCTTCAGCGGATACAGTGACCAGCAGAAGGGCTGTGAGCAGAAGCCGTCGCCGGTGCTGTCATaccagaagaggaggaggaaacggAGACACGTACGAACACACCGCACCCCGGGGAGGGGCCTCCAGCTGCCCACGTGATGACCCCGGGGGACAAGGGAGTCACCCTGCTCAAGGGGTGCCAGCCCTGGAGACAAAGGACCCCGCCGGGCCACCCCGAGTGCAGCCCCCCGGGTCAGGCGGCCGGCTGCTGGGGACAAGCGCCCGTTCCTGAGGACAGGTGGACACACTGTGCCCTCTGCCCCGGGAGTTCGCTGGGCCAGAGCGCCTCTGTGCGGCCCAAACCTCTTCCAGGGGCCGCGCGCCAGGAAGGCACTGACCCCATTCAGGCAGCAGCAATTTCTCCACATGTGACGGCTCTGAGCTGCTATATCCGAGTAATCATTTAACTATAAacaaattaaggggcgcctggggggctcggtcggctgagcgtccggcttcagctcaggtcagatcccacagtctgtgggttcgggccccacgtcgggctctgtgctgacagctagctcagagcctggagcctgttttcagattctgtgtctccctctctctctgaccctcccctgctccagctgtctctgtctctcaaaaataaaataaaaagcaataaaaacaaaacaaaacaaaacttaaaacgTTATTTGACACAGCTGAACGTGGTGTGCAGACGCGGACCCACACGGAGGCCACGCTGTCGTGCGGGAGGAGGGGCCGAGGGGACGCAGACCCAGCCCAACCTCAGATCAGGACACTCAGTTTTGAACCACGTTACTACAGTCCTCTCGAGGATTtggcaaagatttattttttttaatttccagtctTTTGAAGTAGACACAGGTTTGCTTAGGATCACGCGGCCTCTAAGAGCACGTGAGCACCCAACACCGAGGGAAGCGGAACCCAGCCATCCGGgcgcggggcggggagggcaccGAGCAGGGCGCGGGGCGGGAGCCCCACTGTCCCAGGTCCCCCCCACAGacaggacccccctcccccaccccgaggGAGGCCCCAGCCTCGTGTCCCAGCAGCACAGGGGAGCCTGTCTGTTCCTTGGATTCTACTGCGTGAGCGGGAACTCCGTGTAGGAGTGACACGTCTCCAGGAGACAGGCCGCACCGCGCACACGCAGGGCCTGTAACCGTGTGAAGATAAGGCCACAGTATTTGGGAGAAACCCTGTATGTAGTCATTTTAATAAACATCCATTCTTTGCAAATATAAAGTATTGTAACTAGCTGGTTACAGAGAACATTAAAATACTACGTACGTCGTATCTCGCGTGTTAacgttgtttacttatttataatatcCGGACGATTCACTACCGATCATTACAGGAGATGTTAATCAACAGGACATGCGCGCTGACCGAGCCCAGGAACCAGTACAGGCTCGCTCGTCCTCGGTCTTGTCTCCCTGCCATCCTGCTGGAGGACGGGGCGCGGCGTGGAGAGAGCAGCGCGGCGGGCAGCCCTGCACGGCCCCAGCAgcgtcgccgccgccgccgcggggAGGAGCCGGGCTCCGAGGCTGCATCAGAAGGTGCTGGTGGAGGTGGGCAGACGCCTTCCGATGTAGATCCTTCAGAGAGAGCGGGCCAGCGTCAGTGTGGGCGCGCTCGCCGCCTGCCGGGGCCGGGCCAGCGGCCACCTCGTCTGGAACATTTTCTCGTCAATCGTAATCGTCCTGGCGTGTGGCGTGACCCCACGCAGGGGACTCCCCCCGCGCTCAGCACAGACAGGCCACGAGGCGCCTGAAACCCGCTCAGGACAGAATGGCTGTCTCATTCCCTTCATCTCCAAGCTGCCCCAGCGGCTCCAAAAtgagccccagccctgcagggagCCGCCCCCATCGACCAGAGGGGACTTGGCTGCAGAAACGGCCCTGAAACGAAGGCCCGAGCCAGGCACTGAAGCAGCGGCGGCGGCCGTGCCCCCCGGGGTCCGCACTTCGAGCTGGGCACCGGGCTGGGCACCGGGCGGCATCAGCCAGGACAGAGCTGCGCTGCAGACagactcggggggggggggggggggagaggcagctgggcaaaccccccccccacacacacacacaaggctgcTGCCCCGGCCTCGGGGTCCCAGAAGACGAGGGCACTgtgctggggggctcagccaggaAGCCCAGGCTGCGAGACCgccgcccgcccctcccccagcacccaggCCGGGGCCACTCCCAGCCAGCCGCAGCGGCCGCGGGGGACCTCAGGGGGCGCAGAGGCCCCGGCCCCCTACGCCCACGAGACCTGCCTGCGCCGCGGGAGGTGCGGCCCTGGACGCGGGGCAGTCCACGCGGACAAAGGGGCCCCTCCAGGGTCAGAGCTCGGTGCAGGTGACAGAGGCAGGAGTCCTGGGACCCACCCCCCGGGGGGCGGCCGCACTCACCCCAGCCCGATGGCCAGCAGGTGCGAGAGCAGCAGCGACGGGAGGAAGACCTTGAGGAACTCGGCCGAGAAGATGCCCCCCTTCTTCATCACGCTCGTGTTCCGCATGCTGAGCGTGGCCGTGCGCCTCGGGTGCTTGAAGAGGAGCTCCCTgcggggggaggcggggagtGAGGCGCCGCGCCCCGCGCCCAGGCCCGCCCCTCCGCACCGAGGACACTCACTTGGGGGGGACGTTCTCCGGCCGGCTGGACCAGTCCCAGATCCAGTCGGAGCTCTTCTTCAAGATGCTCTccacttctttccttctctccatgtAATCTTCCTCCGACTAGGACAGACCAGCGCGCGCCCATCAGCCCCACGCGGCCGCCCCCGAGCCGGGCAGGGGGCCCACGGGTGGGGGGGCGGACAGCGGGCCCTCACTTCCGCCCACGTCCCTCCTTTCCGGACAGACCCCGAGGCTGCAAAAACTGTCCCCAGGAAGCAACATGAAGTGAGGACAGAGGACCAAGGGACCACACAACGTCGCTGtgagacaagaaaacaaaaatctaaaactcCAAACAGGCTGTGGCTCTGAAATGGCACACGGCACCTTGATCAAGTTTAAGAGAACAATTTTTAATTGATGTTCAGcagactgaaaaaacaaaaacttacataTATGCCCTGTGATTTCAAGCTACATCTTAAAAAGTCAGACAAGAACTTATTAAGGGGAATGAAGAGAAGGACCACGggtggttttctcttttctgcttttagaACCTCCGCCCGGGGCACCCGGGGGCGCAGCCGGTTTACTGTCCgcctcttgagtttggctcaggctGATCTCACGGTACTTACTTTTAGCCCAGaaatgagtgtgtatatatagacCTCAAAACTTGTCTATACCTTAGTATCTCctataattcctttttaaaaactgaaaaagaaacactaaaaattttggaaatactgTAGAATGTAGTAGCAAAACCAGCCAGctgcctgggggcgcctggggcacCAGGGACAGTCCTGGGCGAGCCTAGGTGGGAGGGAGGCCTGAGGGGAGACCCCACGGGATCAGCGGACTCAGTGGTACTGACTTCAAGCCCTCGCTTCCTGAGAGACTGGAATAAACATGGGAAAGGAAGTCAACTGTTCGTGTTACCGTAAGTACCAAGGAAAACACCCAAAGAAAACacttcccaggggcgcctggggggctcagtcagttaagcatgggactttggctcaggtcatgatctcgtggttcgtgggttcgagctccgtgtcgggctctgtgctgacggctcaggagcctggaactgcttcagattctgtctccctctctctgcccctcccccacttacactcataaagcattaaaaaaaaaaaaaaaaccacttcctGTTCATCCCAACATGCACAGATGCCGCAGGGAgggggagctggggtggggagccCCGCGACCCGGCTGGAGCACCTGGTGTGTAAGACCCATTAGCTGGTGGAGCAGACGTCAGAGCGGGCTCCACACGTGAACATTGCCAGTACCAGTCAGCACAGCCTGAGGCATTGTTTCTAGAAGCATCTACAGCATCAGTCGAGGAAAGGGTAtgtgggccggggtggggggggggggggtgccgNNNNNNNNNNNNNNNNNNNNNNNNNNNNNNNNNNNNNNNNNNNNNNNNNNNNNNNNNNNNNNNNNNNNNNNNNNNNNNNNNNNNNNNNNNNNNNNNNNNNgggggggggggggggggggttgccgAAAGGCTCTGTGGGTAATTCCGGGCTCTCCCAACTCACTCACAGCTGCCAACTGGCTCCCAGCCACCCTTCCCACTGCCACACGGGCCGCTGTCCAGGCTGCAGGCCCGGGAgaaaccccccccccgccccccggcgtGTCCTTGGCCAGCACAGAGGCCCCAGCGACTGTGTGACTGAGCCGGGCTTCCTCTGGTCAGCTCGGTGCAAAGCCCGAGTGGTGGCTGCCGCCCCTACAGCCCACCAAGGGTTTACAAAAGGCAAGAGCCGCCCTAAAAGCCCAAGCCCTGGCCCCCTCCGCCCCGCTGCCGCGGGCACGCGCCCCAGGCCCGCCCCCACCTGAGAGCTGTTCTTCTCTCCGATGCTGTGCGTGTCCGCCTCCGACGCTCGGTGCGTGTCCTGCGGAGTCTGCGAGCGAGGTGGGCTTGGTGGGGACGCACAC
The genomic region above belongs to Suricata suricatta isolate VVHF042 chromosome 2, meerkat_22Aug2017_6uvM2_HiC, whole genome shotgun sequence and contains:
- the BNIP3 gene encoding BCL2/adenovirus E1B 19 kDa protein-interacting protein 3; protein product: MSQSGTPGLQEENLQGSWVELHFSNNGNGSSAPASASIYNGDLEKILLDAQHESGRSSSKSSHCDSPPRSQTPQDTHRASEADTHSIGEKNSSQSEEDYMERRKEVESILKKSSDWIWDWSSRPENVPPKELLFKHPRRTATLSMRNTSVMKKGGIFSAEFLKVFLPSLLLSHLLAIGLGIYIGRRLPTSTSTF